Within Oreochromis niloticus isolate F11D_XX linkage group LG2, O_niloticus_UMD_NMBU, whole genome shotgun sequence, the genomic segment CTATAGCAGAGTTACTGCGACCTTATAACGTCAGTCGGCCATTCCGACCATCTGATCGCTGAACTCTTTCACGCTTTTATTTTAACTCCACAGGTGATCACAATTTAGGTGTTGTGGTGCCAAAAACATTAGAACAGCCTTCGTCAGCTCATGAGATCAATCTGTGCTTTGCTTCAAACGACTGTTTTTCTTTACACTATCTCCTATTGTATTTGGCTATTGTTTACATCTGATGTGTGGATGTAGGAATAACTGTAAGATCATATGTCGAGTCTGTCTATGTACACTGGAACATATATGcttatttttaatgtgtgatTTTAGTAaaattgtgaagcactttgtaagtGTGCTATACAAATAGGAATTGATGTATTATAACACACAACTTTCTCCTGATTTAAGTAAAAAGTCAAATACCTGATCTGTTTCACTTTGAACTGCGTCCATTTGTTGGTGACCAACTTCCACGCTTTCAGATGCCGACACTGTCAGTATTTCTGTAGCACCTGAAACAGTCAGTTGGTATAATCCATAAGATACAGTTTATGCTAAAAATTAAACGTATTTATTTGTAGGTGTTTGCTCACCTGTTGTTCCAGCAGTAGTTATTGTGTAGCTCTGTGTAACAGGTTGTTCCAACGCAcctatgaaaaacaaaacagcccaATTTTTTCAACTAAAAAGCATCAATGATTTTGTGATCGACACTAAAGTTTTTCATGAGTGTTACCTTCTTCTATGATCAGTTCAATGTCGACCTTGTGGTCATTAAACCACCCAGGAATCTCAACCCTGCAGCCATACACCCCAGCATCTTCCCTCTGAGCATTGAGGATGGTCAGCGACAGATCTCCATTTGTCACTCGGCCCAAAAGCTGGTACCTGGAGGACCCTCTGTAAAACACAGCCTCACCGGTGGAGGAGAGGATGGTGTTGGAGCATTTGGATGTGGGCACCCTGTCTTTGCCCCAACAAAAACTCAGGACTCCATAGGTTTTGGCATCATACCTACATGTCAAAGTGACATTGTGCCCAATGAGGCCAGTGACTCTGGTGCTGAAGGACACTGTGAAGGAACAGCAATAGATGATACAGATTACATTTGTAACCCTGATTTGAAGCCCACTActgcacccacacacactcctaCACCAACAAGCACGCTACATATAGTCTGAAACAATAAAAGCACCAAATATCGACTTACCTCGGATCAGGATCCAGaggcaaaagcaaaacagaccACACATGTGTAGGCTATTGTTAACAATGTCCTCAAGTGAGGATGTAATGAGCTTCTCCCTCACCACACGTACTGTTTTATCAAATACTGGAGGTTTCActtccctttttaaaaatgaagaagGAAATTACGGTTGTCTGGTCTACATTTGGACTTGAATTCTTGTGATGCACAATGAGCCCATTGGGGAAAATGTATGTCTCATCTGTTGTTATGAAGTACTCCAGAGTTTATCATTGTACATATAAAGCTCAACTCTCGCATATAAAAGAAAAGGGGGACAAAAGGCTGGaaatgttatattctgtaataTAAACAGATCGTGCGTTCCTCCATTTATTTGTTATGGGAcactttaaatgttaaagatcgatgacacacacagataaacaggaaacatgactaAGTGTCACATCTGTCACTAACAGT encodes:
- the LOC102075574 gene encoding hepatitis A virus cellular receptor 1 homolog isoform X2, with translation MSFSTRVTGLIGHNVTLTCRYDAKTYGVLSFCWGKDRVPTSKCSNTILSSTGEAVFYRGSSRYQLLGRVTNGDLSLTILNAQREDAGVYGCRVEIPGWFNDHKVDIELIIEEGALEQPVTQSYTITTAGTTGATEILTVSASESVEVGHQQMDAVQSETDQVNFFSSIGNIGRMAGLLLLTIIIILCFIFRRMFLMKEALKHHNSITAENVYESIAMT
- the LOC102075574 gene encoding hepatitis A virus cellular receptor 1 homolog isoform X1, with product MCGLFCFCLWILIRVSFSTRVTGLIGHNVTLTCRYDAKTYGVLSFCWGKDRVPTSKCSNTILSSTGEAVFYRGSSRYQLLGRVTNGDLSLTILNAQREDAGVYGCRVEIPGWFNDHKVDIELIIEEGALEQPVTQSYTITTAGTTGATEILTVSASESVEVGHQQMDAVQSETDQVNFFSSIGNIGRMAGLLLLTIIIILCFIFRRMFLMKEALKHHNSITAENVYESIAMT